Proteins from one Niallia circulans genomic window:
- a CDS encoding chemotaxis protein CheW yields MIEAIDKAVIFQVGSGEYAISIQNVISIEKEENITSVAQLPSYVIGITKVRDELIPVIDLENILYNKTSSSSEHNRLIVIRQEELSFAVLVHAAKEIIDVKAEMVKQAGLSVYQKTSYFTGVLNIEDDRLIMMIDPKNLLDSLAGLNDIKDYMNKQPV; encoded by the coding sequence ATGATAGAAGCTATAGATAAAGCCGTTATATTTCAAGTAGGAAGTGGCGAATACGCTATTTCCATCCAGAATGTTATATCCATTGAAAAAGAGGAGAATATAACTAGTGTTGCCCAGCTGCCATCCTATGTAATTGGTATAACGAAGGTGCGAGATGAGCTGATTCCAGTGATTGATCTTGAAAATATCTTATATAACAAAACATCTTCGTCATCAGAGCATAACAGACTGATTGTCATCAGACAGGAGGAACTGTCATTTGCTGTCCTGGTTCATGCGGCGAAAGAAATAATTGACGTAAAAGCCGAGATGGTTAAGCAAGCAGGCCTGTCCGTTTACCAAAAGACAAGTTATTTTACTGGTGTTTTAAACATAGAGGATGATCGCTTAATTATGATGATTGATCCGAAAAATTTACTTGATTCACTTGCAGGCCTCAACGATATCAAGGATTATATGAATAAACAGCCTGTGTAA
- a CDS encoding DNA polymerase IV has product MKEFYPKKGRVILHVDMNSFYASVEMAYDPELKGKPLAIAGNVEERKGIIITCSYEARKFGVKTTMPLWEAKKLCPNMIIKKPQFDRYRTASVAMFDILREFTDLVEPVSIDEGYLDITESYQLGTPLEIAETIQKRIYERLDLPCSIGIAPNKFLAKMASDFKKPMGITVLRKRDVPSVLWPLAVEEMHGIGKKTGEKLRSQGIETIKALAEADSIQLKGLLGINGPRLKERANGIDSRHVDPQSANEFKSIGNSTTLAKDTSNQQELFQTIAELAHKVATRMKRKKVHTKGISITIRYSNRKSFSKSKKLNNPLKSESDLIEVSKELFLQAWDGNPIRLLGITATDLVENNHVAKQLDLFSFEKEAEKEPLWKTIEQLKEKYGTKIIEPASERNGISKSDEDVGTQTSFNKDFLQGK; this is encoded by the coding sequence ATGAAGGAGTTCTATCCGAAAAAAGGCAGAGTAATTTTGCATGTTGATATGAACAGTTTTTATGCATCTGTAGAAATGGCATATGACCCTGAGTTAAAGGGAAAGCCACTTGCTATTGCTGGCAATGTTGAGGAACGTAAAGGGATTATCATTACTTGCAGCTATGAGGCCAGAAAATTTGGCGTGAAAACAACGATGCCTTTATGGGAAGCGAAAAAACTGTGTCCTAATATGATTATTAAGAAGCCCCAGTTTGACAGATATCGAACTGCCTCTGTTGCCATGTTTGATATTTTGCGTGAGTTCACCGACTTAGTTGAGCCTGTTTCCATTGATGAGGGTTATCTTGATATTACAGAAAGTTATCAATTGGGAACACCGCTTGAAATAGCGGAAACTATCCAAAAAAGAATATACGAGAGACTTGATTTGCCATGCAGTATTGGGATTGCTCCTAATAAATTTCTTGCCAAAATGGCGTCGGATTTTAAGAAACCGATGGGGATCACGGTATTGCGGAAAAGAGATGTTCCTTCTGTGCTTTGGCCACTTGCTGTGGAGGAAATGCACGGAATTGGCAAGAAGACAGGCGAAAAGCTTAGGAGTCAAGGAATTGAGACAATTAAGGCGCTTGCTGAGGCTGATTCTATCCAGCTGAAGGGTTTGCTCGGTATAAATGGGCCACGGCTTAAGGAACGGGCAAATGGAATTGATAGCAGACATGTCGATCCGCAAAGTGCCAATGAATTTAAAAGTATCGGTAACTCAACGACCCTTGCTAAGGATACATCAAACCAGCAGGAGCTATTTCAAACAATAGCTGAGCTGGCACACAAAGTCGCAACGCGCATGAAGCGCAAGAAAGTCCACACAAAGGGGATAAGCATAACAATCCGCTATAGTAACAGAAAGAGCTTCTCAAAAAGTAAAAAGCTGAATAATCCGCTTAAGTCAGAAAGTGATTTAATAGAGGTCAGTAAAGAACTATTTCTGCAGGCCTGGGATGGAAATCCGATTAGACTGCTTGGCATCACTGCGACAGACTTAGTAGAAAACAACCATGTTGCAAAACAGCTAGACTTGTTTTCCTTTGAGAAGGAAGCGGAAAAAGAACCGCTATGGAAAACAATTGAACAGCTGAAGGAGAAGTACGGCACGAAGATTATTGAACCTGCCTCTGAGCGAAATGGAATATCAAAATCGG